One Betta splendens chromosome 8, fBetSpl5.4, whole genome shotgun sequence DNA segment encodes these proteins:
- the hsd17b14 gene encoding 17-beta-hydroxysteroid dehydrogenase 14, which yields MSLRYHNKVVIVTGGSKGIGRGIVKVFVENGAAVVFCARGGAPGQTLEAQLNKAGPGNCKFVSCDMSREEDIKRLIAVTVETYGRIDCLVNNAGWHPPHKPTDDTTAEEFRDLLNLNLVSYFLASKYALPYLRTHQGNIINVSSLVASIGQKDAAPYVATKGAIISMTKAMAVDESRYNVRVNCISPGNVMTPLWEELAGQTPDAAAAVKMGENAQLMGRMGTEAECGLAALYLAADATFCTGIDLLLSGGAELNYGFKSQICLS from the exons ATGTCTCTTCGTTACCACAACAAAGTTGTCATCGTCACTGGAGGATCCAAAGGCATCGGCAGAGGGATCGTCAAAGTGTTCG TGGAGAATGGGGCCGCAGTGGTGTTTTGTGCAAGAGGAG GTGCACCGGGCCAAACGCTGGAGGCACAGCTAAATAAAGCAGGACCAGGAAACTGCAAATTTGTCTCGTGTGACATGTCCAGAGAGGAAGACATCAAG agaCTGATCGCTGTCACGGTGGAGACCTACGGACGCATCGACTGTTTGGTGAACAACGCAGGCTGGC ACCCGCCTCACAAACCTACAGATGACACCACAGCCGAGGAATTCAGGGACCTGCTGAATCTGAACCTCGTCAGCTACTTCTTGGCCTCTAAA TATGCGCTGCCGTACCTGCGAACACATCAGGGGAACATCATTAACGTGTCCAGTCTTGTGGCGTCCATCGGGCAGAAAGATGCTGCACCCTATGTTGCCACCAAG GGGGCGATCATCTCCATGACAAAGGCCATGGCCGTGGACGAGAGTCGCTACAACGTGAGAGTCAACTG CATCTCTCCAGGCAATGTGATGACACCCTTGTGGGAAGAATTAGCAGGACAGACaccagatgctgcagcagccgtAAAGATGGGAGAAAATGCTCAG ctGATGGGCCGGATGGGGACCGAGGCAGAGTGTGGACTGGCCGCCCTGTATCTCGCTGCTGATGCCACTTTCTGCACTGGCATTGACCTACTGCTCAGCGGAGGAGCTGAACTCAACTATGGCTTCAAGAGTCAGATATGTCTCAGTTGA
- the bcat2 gene encoding branched-chain-amino-acid aminotransferase, mitochondrial isoform X1 — MAALRTALHGRWVVQALPFSCGSLRFASSFKAADLTFERNPSCHPKPDPSKLVFGKHFSDHMLTIYWSEQNGWEAPQIKPFQNLSLHPASSALHYSIELFEGMKAFRGADNRIRLFRPMLNMERMHRSAERCCLPTFDKGELQECIRKLVEVDQEWVPYSQDASLYIRPTFIGTEPSLGVSRAGKALIFVIIGPVGPYFATGSFNPVSLLADPSFVRAWKGGVGAYKMGGNYGPTIAVQSEAVKRGCQQVLWLYGDQEEITEVGTMNLFIYWTNDKGERELVTPPLDGLILPGVTRQSLLDLARGWAEFKVTERTMSMKELLTALDAGRVLEVFGAGTACVVCPVGSLLYKGKTYNIPTMKNGPDLAKRFYKELTDIQYGRTPSDWAPLVV; from the exons ATGGCAGCTCTCCGGACG gCACTCCATGGACGATGGGTGGTTCAGGCACTCCCTTTTTCCTGTGGGTCACTGCGTTTTGCCAGTTCCTTTAAG GCAGCTGACCTCACCTTTGAACGCAACCCATCATGCCATCCGAAGCCGGACCCATCCAAATTGGTGTTCGGCAAACATTTCTCTGACCACATGTTGACCATCTACTGGTCAGAGCAAAATGGCTGGGAGGCTCCACAGATCAAACCTTTCCAGAACCTGTCGCTGCACCCAGCCAGCTCTGCCCTGCACTACTCCATAGAG CTGTTTGAAGGCATGAAGGCGTTTCGTGGGGCCGACAACCGCATCCGCCTCTTCAGGCCCATGCTGAACATGGAGAGGATGCATCGCAGCGCAGAAAGATGCTGCCTTCCT ACATTTGATAAAGGTGAACTGCAGGAGTGCATCAGAAAGCTGGTGGAGGTTGACCAGGAGTGGGTTCCTTACTCCCAGGATGCTAGCCTCTACATCAGACCCACCTTCATAGGAACGGAG ccgtCCCTTGGTGTTTCTCGGGCAGGAAAAGCACTGATCTTCGTGATAATTGGACCTGTGGGCCCTTACTTTGCCACCGGGTCCTTCAACCCTGTTTCCCTGCTGGCAGACCCTTCATTTGTCCGAGCTTGGAAAGGAGGTGTGGGGGCCTATAAGATGGGAGG tAACTATGGGCCCACGATAGCAGTGCAGAGCGAGGCAGTGAAGCGAGGCTGTCAGCAGGTTCTGTGGCTGTACGGAGATCAGGAGGAAATCACAGAGGTCGGCACCATGAACCTGTTCATCTACTGGACCAACGACAAAGGAG AGAGGGAGTTGGTAACTCCTCCACTGGACGGCCTCATTCTCCCTGGAGTGACTAGACAGTCACTGCTGGACCTGGCCAGAGGCTGG GCCGAGTTTAAAGTGACCGAACGAACGATGAgcatgaaggagctgctcacaGCTCTGGATGCTGGAAGGGTCCTGGAGGTGTTTGGAGCAGGGACAGCTTGTGTGGTCTGTCCTGTCGGCAGCCTCCTGTATAAAGGAAAG ACATATAATATCCCCACCATGAAGAATGGTCCAGACCTGGCAAAGAGGTTCTACAAGGAGCTTACTGATATTCAG TACGGACGCACACCTAGTGACTGGGCACCACTGGTCGTTTAA
- the bcat2 gene encoding branched-chain-amino-acid aminotransferase, mitochondrial isoform X2, which translates to MLTIYWSEQNGWEAPQIKPFQNLSLHPASSALHYSIELFEGMKAFRGADNRIRLFRPMLNMERMHRSAERCCLPTFDKGELQECIRKLVEVDQEWVPYSQDASLYIRPTFIGTEPSLGVSRAGKALIFVIIGPVGPYFATGSFNPVSLLADPSFVRAWKGGVGAYKMGGNYGPTIAVQSEAVKRGCQQVLWLYGDQEEITEVGTMNLFIYWTNDKGERELVTPPLDGLILPGVTRQSLLDLARGWAEFKVTERTMSMKELLTALDAGRVLEVFGAGTACVVCPVGSLLYKGKTYNIPTMKNGPDLAKRFYKELTDIQYGRTPSDWAPLVV; encoded by the exons ATGTTGACCATCTACTGGTCAGAGCAAAATGGCTGGGAGGCTCCACAGATCAAACCTTTCCAGAACCTGTCGCTGCACCCAGCCAGCTCTGCCCTGCACTACTCCATAGAG CTGTTTGAAGGCATGAAGGCGTTTCGTGGGGCCGACAACCGCATCCGCCTCTTCAGGCCCATGCTGAACATGGAGAGGATGCATCGCAGCGCAGAAAGATGCTGCCTTCCT ACATTTGATAAAGGTGAACTGCAGGAGTGCATCAGAAAGCTGGTGGAGGTTGACCAGGAGTGGGTTCCTTACTCCCAGGATGCTAGCCTCTACATCAGACCCACCTTCATAGGAACGGAG ccgtCCCTTGGTGTTTCTCGGGCAGGAAAAGCACTGATCTTCGTGATAATTGGACCTGTGGGCCCTTACTTTGCCACCGGGTCCTTCAACCCTGTTTCCCTGCTGGCAGACCCTTCATTTGTCCGAGCTTGGAAAGGAGGTGTGGGGGCCTATAAGATGGGAGG tAACTATGGGCCCACGATAGCAGTGCAGAGCGAGGCAGTGAAGCGAGGCTGTCAGCAGGTTCTGTGGCTGTACGGAGATCAGGAGGAAATCACAGAGGTCGGCACCATGAACCTGTTCATCTACTGGACCAACGACAAAGGAG AGAGGGAGTTGGTAACTCCTCCACTGGACGGCCTCATTCTCCCTGGAGTGACTAGACAGTCACTGCTGGACCTGGCCAGAGGCTGG GCCGAGTTTAAAGTGACCGAACGAACGATGAgcatgaaggagctgctcacaGCTCTGGATGCTGGAAGGGTCCTGGAGGTGTTTGGAGCAGGGACAGCTTGTGTGGTCTGTCCTGTCGGCAGCCTCCTGTATAAAGGAAAG ACATATAATATCCCCACCATGAAGAATGGTCCAGACCTGGCAAAGAGGTTCTACAAGGAGCTTACTGATATTCAG TACGGACGCACACCTAGTGACTGGGCACCACTGGTCGTTTAA
- the ifi35 gene encoding interferon-induced protein 35: MSSDEEFSLVVDPSQPSEDTLNGIQVSITNYKKQYDQLMQEQKELADARDDAKDMTQKFKERSKKLAEDIKKEQKRNEEELQNEKLRLELLLLEERDLLKEIERVKAALREEEVAVDCLKQQNDVFTAVPEKKFIFSGKTDKAVNMQKFEMKAHIVYPMDEGTALVTFEDKDVAKNILKAKQHQVDLGSECRITLEARPVHLMLPSLLEMDTDICPQRILISNLPKMDTETMLNKLEIHFSKSKNGGGEVEACDMLPDSGTVVIAFLDKDIAKRLTEVEYHEVKLQENNHRVRVTPFLNGKITNLETKMSACSRTVLLTGIPNVMEQDTLQDVLEIHFQKMGNGGGEIEAFLYNPMGQKTSAVFEEVST, encoded by the exons ATGTCTTCAGACGAG gAATTCTCTCTTGTGGTGGATCCTTCACAGCCGTCTGAGGACACGCTGAATGGAATCCAGGTTTCAATCACCAACTACAAG AAACAATATGATCAGCTGATGCAGGAGCAAAAGGAGCTGGCTGATGCTCGAGACGATGCAAAGGACATGACCCAGAAGTTCAAGGAGCGTTCAAAGAAATTGGCCGAGGAtataaaaaaggaacaaaagagAAATGAAGAGGAGCTTCAAAATGAGAAA CTAAGGCTGGAATTGCTACTGCTGGAAGAGAGAGATCTGCTGAAGGAGATCGAGAGAGTGAAGGCAgcactgagggaggaagaggtggcAGTAGATTGTCTCAAACAGCAGAACGAT GTGTTCACTGCTGTGCCAGAAAAGAAGTTCATCTTCAGTGGTAAAACAGACAAGGCAGTCAACATGCAGAAGTTCGAAATGAAAGCACACATAGTCTACCCGATGGATGAAGGGACGGCACTGGTCACGTTTGAGGACAAAGACG TGGCAAAGAACATCCTGAAAGCAAAGCAGCATCAGGTGGATCTGGGGAGCGAGTGTCGTATCACGTTGGAGGCCAGGCCAGTTCacctgatgctgcccagcctgcTGGAG ATGGACACTGACATTTGTCCTCAGCGCATATTAATCTCCAACCTGCCCAAGATGGACACTGAGACTATGCTGAACAAGCTGGAGATCCACTTCTCCAAGAGCAAAAACGGAGGCGGTGAGGTGGAGGCCTGTGACATGCTGCCTGACTCGGGGACTGTGGTTATTGCGTTCCTAGACAAAGACA TTGCCAAACGTCTGACGGAGGTGGAATACCATGAAGTCAAGCTCCAAGAAAATAATCACAGAGTGAGAGTGACTCCTTTTCTAAATGGAAAGATTACAAATCTAGAG ACCAAGATGTCGGCGTGCTCTCGGACGGTCTTACTAACAGGAATCCCCAATGTCATGGAACAGGACACGCTGCAGGATGTGTTGGAAATACACTTCCAGAAAATGGGCAACGGCGGTGGAGAAATCGAAGCTTTCCTCTACAACCCGATGGGTCAGAagacctctgctgtgtttgaagAGGTGTccacttaa
- the rpl27 gene encoding 60S ribosomal protein L27: MGKFMKPGKVVMVLAGRYAGRKAVIVKNIDDGTTDRPYSHTLVAGIDRYPRKVTASMGKKKIAKRSKMKVFVKVFNYNHLMPTRYSVDIPLDKAVVNKDVFRDPALKRKARRETKVKFEERYKTGKNKWFFQKLRF; encoded by the exons ATGGGCAAGTTCATGAAGCCTGGGAAGGTGGTGATGGTCCTAGCTGGACGCTACGCCGGACGCAAAGCTGTCATCGTCAAG aacatTGATGATGGCACCACTGACCGTCCCTACAGCCACACTCTGGTTGCAGGTATTGACCGCTATCCCCGCAAGGTGACCGCTAGTATGGGCAAGAAGAAGATTGCCAAGAGGTCCAAGATGAAAGTTTTTGTCAAGGTGTTCAACTACAACCACCTGATGCCCACCAG ATATTCTGTGGATATTCCTTTGGACAAAGCTGTTGTCAACAAGGATGTCTTCAGGGACCCTGCTCTCAAGCGCAAAGCCAGGCGGGAGACCAAAGTCAAGTTTGAGGAGAG atACAAGACGGGCAAGAACAAGTGGTTCTTCCAGAAGCTCAGATTCTAA